Genomic segment of Chloracidobacterium sp. N:
CCACTGTAACGGCGACGTTTCCCGACTCGCTGACAACCTGGAAAGTTGTGGCGCGCGCCGTTTCGGCCGCCAGCGAAGTCGGGCAGACGGAGATGCGTACCGTTACCAATCAGCCGCTCGTCGTCCGGCTGCAAACGCCGCGTTTTCTGGTGACGGGCGACCGGACGACGTTTTCGGCCGTCGTCAACAACCGAACCGACCGGCCGCTGACAGCGACGGTGACGCTGGCGGCCGAAGGTGTTGCCCTTGACGCAGCGCATCAAACCCGCCAGGTGACGGTTGCCCCCAATGCGGATGGCCAGGCCACGTGGGAAGTCGTCATTCAGCAGCCGGGTGACGTGAAGCTGACTGTAACGGCCGTTGCCGGGGAACACCGCGATGCCATGACGCGCACCGTGCAGGCTTACGTGCGCGGCATCGAAAAATTCGTGGCGCAGGCCACGCAGGTGCGTCAGAACGAAGGACACCTGCGGCTTGAGCTGCCACGGGAACGGGAGAACACCCAGGTTGTCATCCAGGTGGCGCCGAGTCTGGCCGTGACCATGCTCGATGCCCTGCCCTACCTGCTCGATTATCCCTACGGTTGCACCGAACAGACGATGAGCCGGTTCCTTCCGGCGGCCATCATTGCCAAAACCCTGCGTGAGCAGGGCATCGCACCGGAAGCCATTGCCGGGCGCATGTTCGGCGGCATCGAAGCCGCCACGGCCGACAGGACGCACCCACGCAGCAAACGTGATCTGGCCGAACTCGACCGCATCATCCGTCAGGGACTGGATCGGCTTTACGAGGCGCAGCACCCGGACGGCGGCTGGGGCTGGTGGAAAGAGACGCCCACCGACCGCTTCATGACGGCCTATGTCGTGTGGGGATTGGCGCTGGCCCGGCAGGCGCGGCTGGAAGTCCGGGACGACGTACTGACGCGCGGCATGACCTTTCTCGAACAACAGCTCATCGCCGAAGAAACGTCGCCCGACCGGCAGGCCTGGCTGCTGCATGCGCTGGCCGAAGCCCGGCGCGCCAAAGGCCACACGGCTATGGCTCCCACGGAACAGACGGCGCTGGACAACCTCTGGCAGCAGCGCGACCGCCTGACGGCCTACGGGCGCGCGCTCTTTGCTGTGGCGGCCCAGCACTCCGGGATGCGCGAGCGGGCGCAGGTTCTGGCGCGCAATCTGGCCAATGGCGTCACCCGCGACAGCGCACCGAACAGTGACCTCACCACGGCACGCTGGGGCGCCGGCGGCTTCTGGTATCGCTGGACGGACAGCCCCGTGGAGACGACGGCGTTTGTGCTCCGGGCGCTGGTGGCAATTGAACCCGGCCACGAACTCGTCACGCCGGCGATGAACTGGCTGGTCAAAAACCGGCGCGGCGCGCAGTGGAGCAACACCCGCGACACCGCCATTGCCCTGCTGGCGCTGAACGACTACCTGCGGGCCACCGGCGAAACGGCCGAACCGGTGGCCTACGAGATTGTAGTCAACGGAACCTCCGTGGCCCGGCAGCGGCTGGAACCCGGCGCTGGTCTGATGACGCCGGGAACGGTAGTCGTCCCGGCTGCCGTGTTGCGGGATGGCACCAACGACATCCGCATTCTCAAGCCGCAGGGCAGGGTGCTGTATGTTGCCGCCAGCGCCCGGTTTTTCAGCCGTGAAGCGCCCATTCCGCCGGCCGGCAATGAGATTTATGTCAAACGTCAATACTGGCGGCTTGTCCCGCGGCCGACGCTGCTGCGGGGCGTCGTCTATGAGCGCGTGCCGCTGGCGGACGGCGCGCCCGTGACCACCGGCGACCGGCTGCTCTGTACCGTCACGGTTGAAGCCAAAAACGACTACGCCTACCTGGTCTTCGAGGACCTCAAACCGGCCTGCTTTGAGGCGGTTCAGGTACGCTCCGGCGCGGGTCTCACCATCCGCGAAGTCCGCCCCCAGACATTGGAGCCGACAGGCCGCACGCAAGTGGTCTATCAGGAACTGCGTGACCGCCACGTGGCGCTGTTCGTGGAACAGTTGCCACAGGGGGTCTGGCAGATGGAATATGAGCTGCGGGCTGAGACGCCGGGGCAGTTCGCTGCCCTGCCGACGCTCGGCCACGCCATGTACGTCCCGGAAATTCGCGCCAATGGCGCTGAAGTGCAGGTTGTTGTCGGAGACACCCCGCCGGCGACGGCCCGCCGCACGGTGAGGCATCCATGACGAAGTTCATTTTTGTGACGGGCGGTGTGGTCTCGTCGCTGGGCAAGGGCATTGCGGCCGCCTCCATCGGCTGTCTGCTGGAAGCCCGTGGGCTGCGGGTGACGCAGCAGAAGTTTGACCCGTACATCAACGTGGACCCGGGCACGATGTCGCCGTTTCAGCACGGCGAGGTGTTTGTGACGGACGATGGCGCCGAAACCGACATGGATTTGGGTCACTACGAACGCTTCACCCGTGCCACCATGACCCGCGCCAACAACTTCACGACCGGCCGGATTTACCTTTCGGTCATCGAGAAGGAACGGCACGGAGACTATCTGGGGCAGACCGTGCAGGTCATTCCCCACATCACCACGGAAATCAAGGATGCCATCCAGTCCGTCGCCCACGGCGTGGATGTGGTCATCGTCGAAATTGGCGGCACGGTTGGTGACATCGAATCGCTGCCCTTTCTGGAAGCCATCCGGCAGATGCGCTACGAAGTCGGGCGCTCGAATGTGATGTTCATTCACGTGACGCTCGTGCCCTTCATCCAGGCGGCCGGGGAACTCAAAAGCAAGCCCACGCAGCATTCCGTCAAGGACCTGCTGAGCATCGGGATTCAGCCCGATGTGCTCATCTGCCGCACCGACCGCGAAATTCCGCGTGGCATCAAGGAAAAAATCGCGCTGTTTTGCAACGTCGCCGAAGAAGCCGTCATTACGGCCGAGGATGTCTCGACAGTCTATGAAGTGCCGCTCAAGTTTGCCGAACAGCGCCTCGACGAACTCATTCTGGGGCGGCTGGGACTGACGGCCGGCGAAGCCGACCTGCGCGCCTGGCGGCGCATGGTGGACATCATCCGCCACCCGGACGACGCCGTGACCGTCGGCATCGTTGGCAAGTATGTCGGCTCGCGCGAATCCTACAAAAGCCTTACCGAGGCGCTGCTGCACGGCGGCATTGCCAATCGTCTGCGGGTGGACATCCGCTGGATCGAGGCCGAAGACCTTACTGTGGACGAACGCTGGGAAAGCCGCCTGCACGACGTGGATGCGATTCTCGTCCCCGGCGGCTTCGGCAAGCGGGGCATTGACGGCATGCTGCGCGCCATCGGCTATGCCCGGCGGCACAAGCTGCCGTTCTTCGGCATCTGCCTGGGGATGCAGTGCGCCTGCATCGAGCTGGCGCGCACCACGGCTGAACTTGCCGACGCCGACAGCACCGAGTTTGACCCGGACACGCGCCATCCCGTCTTTTTCCTGCTGCGCGACCTCATCGGCGTCGAAGACATGGGCGGAACGATGCGCCTAGGGGCGTACCCGTGCCATCTGGAACCGGGCAGTCAGGTGGCGGCCATCTACCAGACGACCGAGATTTCAGAGCGCCACCGTCACCGGTACGAGTTCAACACGGAATATGAGCCGCATCTGGCGCGGTTGGGGCTGCGCGTCGTCGGACGGTCGCCCGACGGGCGCTTCGTGGAAATGGTTGAACGGGACGATCACCCGTGGTTCATTGGCTGCCAGTTTCACCCGGAGTACAAATCGCGTCCGCACATGCCGCATCCGCTGTTTGTCTCGTTCGTTGCGGCCGCGCGGCGCTACCGGGTCGAACATGAAGTCCGGCAGCAGACGACGACCGGCAGGCATCCGGTCGCCCTGCTGACAGCAGGCAGCAGCGAACGCGCCGGTATTGCCGGGCAGGCCGCCAGCGGCGGGTGAACCGTAGGGGCAGGTCAGAGACCTGCCCCCGTGGTTGGGCAGGTTGTGAACCTGCCCCCGTGGTTGGGCAGGTTGTGAACCTGCCCCTACGGTTTGCCCATTGAAATCAGGCAAACTTGGCAACGGCTACCTGTCGTTTACCTGCAAAACTTTGACGGTGCAGTTTGATGCGCTCAATTTCGTACAGCGTTTCTGCTGTGAAGTAACTCTCGCCGCAATGTGGACAACTCACCAAGGGAATGTTCTCGATGACCAGCAAATCCTCACCCTTGCCATAACTGCGGGTGACATATCGAACCCGTGCGCCTTCCCTGCCACAAACATCACACATCATGGCTCTCACCCTTACAGCCGATAGACGGTGATTATGACCAGCTTGCCGGTTGGACTGATTTTTGTAACGGTCATCATCCCGTCGCCTGCCACCGTGTTCCCTTTGACCAGATACTTACATTCACCAGTAACGGTATCTTTTTGACGTTCAACAATTTCGCCCGTCGTAGGGGCAGGTCCCTGACCTGCCCAAACGTAGGGTCAAAACGTAGGGGCAGGTCCCTGACCTGCCCCTACCGGTGTGGCGTGTGGCGGCGCGGTTGTCACCAGGACGCCTCCCGCAACCGTCGGCGTCAATAGGTTTCAACGTGCCAGCGGTGGCTCTTTTCGAGGTGTTTGCGGTACTCCGCCCACTGGATGCCCAGCGGCGCCGTGTGTGCCTCGAACGCCGCATCAATGCCGTCTTCCATGCCGCGCAGGCCGCAGATGAACACGTGCGTGTTGTCGCGCTGGAGCAGCTCCCACAGCTCGCCCACGTGTTCGGCAACGCGGTCCTGGATGTACATCCGCCCCCCCTTGGCATTTTTCTGCTCGCGGCTGATGGCGTAGGTGAGGCGGAAGTTGGCGTGCTGCCGGAAGTCTTCGAGCTCTTCCCGGTAGAGAATGTTGGGCGTGGTGGGAATGCCGAAAATCAGCCAGGCCGAACCGCGAAACTCGTAGTCCGTGTTGTTTTCCCGGAACATCCGCCACAGGTGCGCCCGAAACGGGGCAATGCCGGTGCCCGTCGCCAGCATGACGATGGTTGCCGCCGGGTCATCCGGCAGCAGCATCGCTTTGCCGGTCGGCCCCGTCACGTCGACTTCGTCGCCGACCTTCAGGCCACACAGGTACGTGGAACACACACCATAGACCGTTTCGCCCGTCTCCGGGTGCGGATACTCCAGCCGCCGCACGCACAGGGAAAGCGTTTTGCCGTCGCCGGTGTCGCCGTGGCGCGTCGAGGCAATGGAGTAGAGCCGTAGCTTGTGGGGCTTGCCGTTGGCATCCAGGCCCGGCGGGAGGATACCGGCGCTCTGGCCTTCGAGAAACGGGTAGGGACCGGCTGAGGTGTCAAACACGAGGTGGCGAACCGTCCCAACTCCGCCGGGGCCGACCAGTTCGCGGTTTTCCAGGCAGACGGTGCGCAGCGGCGCGCTCTGCCGAAAGACATTCATGGGAACGGCGCGTTTGACGGCCGTTTCGGTCACGGAACTGTGCGTTGCTGTGGTCATCGGGCCTCAATCCAGAGAAGTGTACGATTTCAGACGAAAGCGACTCTAGCATGCCCGCTGCCGGTTTGGGCAGTCGTTTTCACGTCCAAAACCGGCCCGGCTGATGCTCCGGCACGACTGGCGCGCGCAACAAGGCATTACGTCCACCGCTGCCGGCCCGAAGCCGCCACGGGCAGTCCACCCGCGTAAAGAATCGTCAAACGTCGCCCCCGACACATACCTGCGCGGAACTCTGCGGCACAACCGGCGTACGAGTCGCACAGACGCGACCGATTCCAGCCTTGCGGCTGCGAGGTGTACTGAACGATGCCCATCCGAAAATTTTTCATAGTGAGCTGTATGGCATCCTGCCTGGTGGGAAACCCGGCGACCGCCACGGGACGCATCCACCCCGTGACGCCGGGACAGGAAACGCCGGCACAGGCTCCGGCCAGCGTCACCGTCATTGGCACGGTGACGGACCTCGACATTGAAACCTCAACCATCACGGTCAAAAGCGACACTGGCGAAGTCGTCGTTTTTCCCTACGACGACAAATCACAGTTCAAACGGCTGCCGCTGGGCAAAACCGCCATGGCGGACGCCGTTCCCATCACCCTGGCGGAGATTGAGCTGGGTGACCGTGTCACGGCCAAAAAGCGCCTGACGCCAACGGGCAGTGTGGCGCCGATTACACTCATGATCGTCATGAGCAAGGGCGACATCGCCAAAAAGCAGGAAATCGAGCGGGCGGCGTGGCGCGAGCGGGGGACATTCGGCAAGGTCACGGCCGTTG
This window contains:
- a CDS encoding CTP synthase; the encoded protein is MTKFIFVTGGVVSSLGKGIAAASIGCLLEARGLRVTQQKFDPYINVDPGTMSPFQHGEVFVTDDGAETDMDLGHYERFTRATMTRANNFTTGRIYLSVIEKERHGDYLGQTVQVIPHITTEIKDAIQSVAHGVDVVIVEIGGTVGDIESLPFLEAIRQMRYEVGRSNVMFIHVTLVPFIQAAGELKSKPTQHSVKDLLSIGIQPDVLICRTDREIPRGIKEKIALFCNVAEEAVITAEDVSTVYEVPLKFAEQRLDELILGRLGLTAGEADLRAWRRMVDIIRHPDDAVTVGIVGKYVGSRESYKSLTEALLHGGIANRLRVDIRWIEAEDLTVDERWESRLHDVDAILVPGGFGKRGIDGMLRAIGYARRHKLPFFGICLGMQCACIELARTTAELADADSTEFDPDTRHPVFFLLRDLIGVEDMGGTMRLGAYPCHLEPGSQVAAIYQTTEISERHRHRYEFNTEYEPHLARLGLRVVGRSPDGRFVEMVERDDHPWFIGCQFHPEYKSRPHMPHPLFVSFVAAARRYRVEHEVRQQTTTGRHPVALLTAGSSERAGIAGQAASGG
- a CDS encoding type II toxin-antitoxin system MqsA family antitoxin gives rise to the protein MMCDVCGREGARVRYVTRSYGKGEDLLVIENIPLVSCPHCGESYFTAETLYEIERIKLHRQSFAGKRQVAVAKFA
- a CDS encoding ferredoxin--NADP(+) reductase, whose protein sequence is MTTATHSSVTETAVKRAVPMNVFRQSAPLRTVCLENRELVGPGGVGTVRHLVFDTSAGPYPFLEGQSAGILPPGLDANGKPHKLRLYSIASTRHGDTGDGKTLSLCVRRLEYPHPETGETVYGVCSTYLCGLKVGDEVDVTGPTGKAMLLPDDPAATIVMLATGTGIAPFRAHLWRMFRENNTDYEFRGSAWLIFGIPTTPNILYREELEDFRQHANFRLTYAISREQKNAKGGRMYIQDRVAEHVGELWELLQRDNTHVFICGLRGMEDGIDAAFEAHTAPLGIQWAEYRKHLEKSHRWHVETY